The following is a genomic window from Rutidosis leptorrhynchoides isolate AG116_Rl617_1_P2 chromosome 8, CSIRO_AGI_Rlap_v1, whole genome shotgun sequence.
CTgtgggttcctgtcatccgcaagctctatcattaacTCTATTctgcctagcggccacgagttttctccagaaaacccgaatagcgtaatatcaggctggcgtaactgcactttgacttctgccggaaggaaacgataacaatgctcatacataatatcaaCACCGCTgacagtgtcaacatgcatgcgcttaacctggattccgcaatcggggatgcgacacttgatgataatgggctcgttaacagaatcaattgacattacaggagggaaagtgatcgggagaagctcccaatccttgtgatcgttgtactttctccgctggttgattttctctgcgtcaaccatgttaatggttaagtcggcatttttcgctttgtcaactttctgccacgcgaaagtcttagacttcgaaaCCTCTTCTGTGGTCTTTCCCTTGtgctttttaggtggttttagatgatccaatttgcccgcgcgaagtgcttccagaacccgttccatcaagtttttacaccgattggtgtcgtgaccataatcgtcatgaaattaacaatactttgttttgtcccgcttgccaaattctgtaagcggagttggaaccgcgaaggtcgcgcatactggctccgttgccaaaatttccttgggcgttttggacaaacttttgagtagcgcatagttctgattattgatgccgcgctgattattgtttcgataattgccacttgatttccctttatcattcctgatgggaccaccgctaggataccttccacgagagttgttaccacgactttgatcgcgcgaacgatcatcatcgtcctttctctcgttgcgtgagctagctgttggaatgtcattatcttcgccactccgcatatagtcgtggcattcattaagcgcctcagcataagttgttgggactgtatggcgcagacgccttaccagtgttggatgacgttctgagtttataccatgtatgagtccggaaatctgttgctctggtttgagatctggcatacgcaggcactcattagtataccttgtgagaaattcgcccaaagattccttgggcttctgcacgatgtcatggcattcaatgtgagtgcgcttgcgtggtctctgattctgatattgcagtaaaaactttgtccgcagatccataaacccggcaatactacccgccggcaacttattaaaccactcacgagcaataccctgtagtgtcataggaaatatctgacacgcaaccggatccacccagccttgagtgcgcattgcgccttcaaagcgctgtaaaaaatcatctggatcggtcaggccattgtaagtacccaacgtgctaggtatctttggtgatGATGGAAAtgggtatgcggatatatgcggaggaaacttgtcaaaggtagtcggtagctcgaaggatggtttaacaggatcccctttcaaatttgcaaagaaacgcttcatcatgtcctgaacaaagtcaggttgtgaaaataagtgaaccatatcaggaggtgcggcctgcatgaattgacttgcaagatttgcctgcccttgaacatttttccaaggttgaccctgcgtctgcggatataaccaaggctgctgcgttggaaaagagggataacttgaagacgcagagtacacaggtggctgtaaaggaagcgaaacctgtggcgcagatatctgcgaaacttgaggatacacacttaaaagcccaactgtatgcgttgtgctttgctgctgcgctgttatcggcgcccaatgagagttcgcatctgggatgaccccaaatccccaactattaagtaacgcctgcgcatccgcaggagttaaaaattgtgaaactgggcgcggtggttgccaaggttgcaacggtgtaaatgacgaattctgctgaatgctctgcgtatgcagaggtattgaaacagtggtactgtaaataggtacctggctgcagcaaaccacatgcggccccgttgttccaccgccagtgcctgcaaagatgacccttggatccactgacgaaaagtccagccgcgtggttgtgactggtgagtttgctcttggcggtgtgaccccgtctgaatatatcggcttgtacctctgaaagggttcgccggatataggtggagggtatatcgtgtatccCTCCTGAgtagcggcccccgtagtcataaccggtgtatgttgactaccagacggtgtgTTCTGAAcgtctgtttgggtatgttccgatgattcctcggaagtcatgatactgttaaagaaaaaattcaaaaattttgtaaataacgagtcatacaattcaaaaccttgaaagaaaaagcaattaaaaagtcttgaattaattcgactctcaatgaaagcaccacttgatcatgcatattttaaccgcggggtttaatatgcctgctcaatacgtaaagaggggtttaaggatcttagaacgtggctctccggtccggctaccgtgaataaccctggccgacatgatgatgtcggaggGGTGgacaagtgattaagtccacctccgataacggtcgtcgatcaagaggccccaaataaggtcgtaggtactagcttacaaaagactaacctgttaaccttgaaaagatgctgaatgatgctgttttacgtaatgtgtatcgtatgcgatggttacgtaatgtgctgtgtccggtaaacgataattagggtttgtatttataggcaaaccctaattctagaaccgtcccagatcatgataatctcatccataactgactcccccgaatcacggatataattatggaaaagatatttacttgacagctaagcaaccgccgtaccgggaacaaaggcattcgcacgccgcataccgcacacaagaacatgcatacgcacaatagtgattgtccgcatacattcgcggtgcgcctgcgggttgcggtatcattagcgATACTTATTCAAATCGATTGGAACCTAAGAGCCATAATTTCATTTTGAAACAGGAAGGAGCGTTTTTGATGTGTCTTTTCGTCCATTCTAATTATCGGAAACGTATATAATCACATCAGCGATACTTATTCAAATCGATTGGAACCTAAGAGCCATAATTTCATTTTGAAACAGGAAGGAGCGTTTTTGATTATGAATTGCAATCTAAGAACCCTAACTGGGTTTTGAAACGTGAAGGAGCCTTATTGTTTTTTGTTAAATTGAATAATGGAATGGAATGGAATGAAATAGCCCGTATTCTTTAGTGGAGGGTAAATGTGTCAGCAAAGAATTGAAAATGAAAAGAGATACAAATGTTGAGTGATCAACTAAATCAATGATCATTATTAAAAGTTAAGAGTTAATCTAATGGTTCTTTTTACTCCATTTAAATTTTTTGAATGTTAATTAGCTAAAATCAACTttcttattatatataatatagatatagatatagatatagaatatagatatagatagatagatagatagatagatagatagatagatagatagatagatagatagatagatagatagatagatagatagatagatagatagatagatagatagatatagatatagattgtaGAGTATGTTTCTCTTTGTAAAATTACAAGGGGTGTTCTTGATATATTTTTGGTACCTCGCAAGACAATGTGTTATACCTTGAATTGCTACATAACCGAACTCATATAATTATATCACCATGTAATCAAACTGTATATTGTACATCTATGAGAGTTAATATAATGGAAGTCTAATACACATCATCTTCTACTTGGTATTCACTTTCAACTCCTCAATGCAATCTTGGTACTATACCTGCACGGCTGAAAGACAAATACACTGATCAAATCAAACCATTTAGTGATAATCTACATATCACTAAAAAGATAAAACACGGTACCTCAAATTCGTTGAATTGTATCCAGAATATGCTGCAACTCATGGATAACATTTTCGATACTCATCCGTTGAGATGGGGAATCTACAGAGCATGATACTCCAATCTTAACAATTAAAGCCATACATTCCTCTATAATTTTTGCATTTGAAACCATTCTTTCCGCATCGACAAAATCTTCATGTTTAAATTTTAGAAGTTCCCCATCGATAATATCATTTACACGATTTGGTAAGGCCATGTAGGTAAAGTTATGAAGGCTAACACCTTCCTTAAATATGTCATCTGTCGGATTTTTCCCCGTCATCACCTCTAATAATAATATTCCGTAACTATAGATATCTCCGGTGGTTGTCATCTCATTCCCAAGACCATACTCTGCAAGTTATAGACAATGATGTAACGTTGATGGTTAAAAGCATGTCTACTGAATGGTTCAACAATGAATGTTGAACCATTTAGCATCACGTGTCATTCAGAGGTTAAAAACAAATGGGTTGAATATTCAGCATTGAAGCATTCAATTAAGAGGACTTAGGGTGAGTTTGTTTAtctcttaattgaatggttcaaaGCTGAATGTGGAACCATTCAACATTTaacgcgtttgtttctgacctttGAATAAcaaatggtgctgaatggttcaacattcagtgGTGAATCATTCAGAGTTGGAATTTACTTTATAATATTAAGAacctaaattttatgtaatattcacTTTAGATAATATCAATTATATCAAGAACACTTATTGAACAACTATATTGTACATTTTATTCATTTCAaaggttaataaggtaattttacatcATTCGCATTTATtcgttcaaaatgattatcaaacaggttATTGTCATTCAAACCCAGCTTCTTTCGGAACCTTTGAATCATTTAGATTATGATCCATTCAACGCTTaattattcagttttatcaaacgcaccataGTATTAGTTTTAGTATGTATAAGAGTACATAAATTTACCTGGAGGTGCATAACCAATTGTTCCTTTAACGAGGGATGAGTTGTTTACGATTGAATCTGTTCCAAGAAATCGAGCTAAACCAAAGTCTCCAACATGGCCCACCATAACTTCATCAAGTAAAATGTTGCTAGGCTTCAAGTCACCATGAACAACACTTGGAATGCAATTATTGTGAAGATAATCAAGTGCAGATGCGATGTTGATGAGAATATTTATCCTCTGAAGAAGGTCAAGTTTAGATGTATAACTTTCACTTGAATGCAGCCAATCATGTAAACTTCCATTGGGCATGAACTCATAAACCAAAGCTTTAAAATCATTGCCTTGAAAGTCAACACCTGAACACGAGGTTATTATCTTCAACAAATTGCGATGTCGAATACTCCGCCATACTTCGCACTCCGCTAAAAAACTTCTGTCCGCTCCTCGGTTTTGAAGATGTAATACTTTGACTGCAACCAATTTTTCATCTTCATCAAGTGTTCCTTTATAAACAGAACTAAACCCACCCTTGCCAATCAAGTTCGCTTCAGAGAAGCCATTGGTAGCCTTGAGAAGCTGACTGTATGAAACTCTCAAGAATCGTCCATTCGTCGATGATGACTGAGGCACTAGGGAATTTCTTTTCCTTTTACAACAAATGTACACGAAACCTATTATGCTAATGAGTGCAAACACaatcaaaatgattatcaaaaaaAGAGGAAACTTTTTTTCATTATGTTTCTTCATCTCCTTACATTTGGGTAACCCGAGTTCAACCAAGCCACCACAAAGCCTACTATTTCCCACAACTGAAAATGAACTTGAATTAGAAAATACTCCTAATACCGGTACTTCACCCTCAAAATCATTAAATGATAGGTTCAAATATTGTAACGAGAACCGTTCGAAGAACCGTGGAATTTCGCCCGATAAATTATTATAAGATAGATCAATTGTTTCCAGTCCTCTCAGAGAACTTAACGATGATGGTATCATGCCTTGAAATAAGTTTCCCTTGAGGGATAAGAATGTAAGGCTAGTGCAACCACAAAGGCTACTAGGTATGTTACCCGATAAACGATTTTCAGAAAAATCCAAAGTACTCAACATCTTAAGGTCTCCAACCTCTTCTGGAACTGAACCAGTCAAATTGTTATGAGAAAGACTAACTGTTAGGCTTAGCGATGAAAGTTGTAGAATTTCTTTCGGTATGTTTCCGCTAAGTTTGTTGTCATAAAGGTACAATTCTGATAATTGGCGACAGTTCCCCAGGCGTGATGGAATATGGCCTTCAAGTAGGTTGGAATCTAAATACAGAGTACCTAATATCGATAAGTTTCCAACGACATCTGGGATCCACCCTGAAAGTTGGTTTTGGAATAGACTAAGTTGTTGTAGATTTTGAAGGTTACTAATAACAGAAGGTATGTCTCCTGTAAATTGGTTTGCAGATAATTCTAAAACGATTAATCCAACCAGATTAGCTATCCCTAAAGGGATGTTTCCGCAAAACTTATTCCCTCCCACATCTAGGTTTTCTATTTGATCTGAAAGATTACCAATGGATGCTGGAAGAACTCCTTCAAACTTGCAATTACCAAGATATAATGTCTTTAATTTACTGCAGTTTTTCAAAGAATCAATAAATTTCATTTCACCAGCTTCTGTGCGTCCATGGAGGTTGTTATCACCCAAGGCTAATACAGAAATACTACTTAATTTTCCAAAGTCGATAGTCAACTTCCCCCTAAAACTATTGTTGACGAGTACAAGAAATCTTAACTTGGAACAATTAGATATCGAGGGTGGAAGAAATCCACCAAGTTGGTTGTCCATTAATTGAAAAAAGACAAGATTTGGGAGCGTTGCACCAATATCGGGTGGAATGGTACCACTAAGTTGATTCCTGGCCAAGTACAAAGTATTTAGGAACGAGAGGTTATAAAGGGAACGAGGGATCGTTCCATATAATTTACAATCTGCAGCATCAAACCTTCTTAAACTTTTCCAACTGCCTAAGGTGTCCGGAATATTCCCACCCAAAGGATTCGATGTAACGGAGAAATTTCTTATGGATGTGATATTTCCCAAGAAAGATGGGATTCCACCACTTAAGTTATTATTGTCAAGTGAAACAAAAGTAAGTTTCGAGAGCAAACTAACCTCCTTAGGTATGCCTCCAACTAGGTGGTTTGTATCAAGGTAAAGCTGTTCAAGATTGGAACAACCGGACAAGTTAGTTGGAATGACTCCGTTAAATTTGTTTCGTTCAAGAACAAGGACGCGTAGTCTGGTTAGACGGCCCAGGTCTTGAGGGATGGTTCCTTGAAAACTGTTGTTTGAAAGTACAAATTTACGAAGGAAGGTAAGTTTTCCCACGTGAGGAGACAAAGAACCTTCTAGACCTTGCGAAGTCAGTTGTAGAGCAGTCACTCTTCTATGACGTTTTCCACATGAAACACCACTCCAATCACAGAAATGCAAGGAAGTGTTCCATGAGGTTAGAACACCATACGGATCTCGTGTGATCATCTTTCTGAAAGATAACAACGCCATGTGATCTGTCTCATTTCCCACATAGCCATAGGAAGTCGAGAAAGTGGCAGTCACAATCATAAGAAATATAATGATAAAACCTGAAAATaggaaattattatgagatttcatTTTTGGATCTGATCAAAATAATTCACAAAGATAAGTTTGTACTCTATTAGCTTTCTATCCTCAGTTTGTGACTTTGTGGCATCAATTTGTTGGCGTCGGCGTTGAATTGCAATGCAATGTTATCCACATGCTGCCTTGCACATTTGACCATTACAAAAGTCGTAGTCACTGCCGAATTGCTGAATTGTTTTGGTGAATTTTGTTAGATATTATTTATATTTTCTAAAGGTGTTAGTTATAAGTTGTGGGTTgcctttaagtaaataaatataaaaggcAACTCTAGGTTTTAAAGCACGTAGAGACAAAAACTTGTGAGGATTTTAAGAttgttgagttttttttttttgtttttttttttttttttttgaaaagcagtaTTTTTATTCACATCACAAATTTTATACAGGAGGATACCTACTGGCAATGTTCGATCAAGTAGGTAACATAAACTCAACAATTTACAAAGGGATGCTTAGGTAGCATCATTTTTAATCACGACCTAACTAAGATAACATGACGGATTGTGCAACCAATTATGCCACTCGAGAGGTTTTCCTTTGAGTCTTTTTGCGACCCACTCAAAGCTTGTGTTTTGGATCTCGTTTATTACATTCGGAGTACTCCAATCTTTGCGTTTGAAAATCAAATGGTTACGATTCTTTCAAATGAGGTAGCAACTTATCCAAACCACCGCTTGCGTTTGAATCTCTCTTTAAGAGTCTTCTCACCTAGCCAAACATCGTCCCAAAACGAAATAGATGATccatgtgacgatccttccaaatccctttggacgaatacatcattcattgatttcatagtgaggttttgacctctatatgatacgttttgtaaacattgcgttCTTtttaaaaggcacaccataaacgaatatataaatccaagattttcgacatctgatgatttctacgtatagacaatcaccgtatataatagtttacaatactacatctgttgacaatgcagtcaaaataagatacatggtgatgattttgtgaatgcaaagttttcttgaataaagcatgtatgactccatgcacatagcttgtatcacatataagcaaacggcggaagacttttaggaacctgagaataaacatacttaaaagtgttaaaatacaatgcaaatttggtattagtagatgtatatatgtaaatatctagatattaaaatgtaaaagaattatctagatattaatgaggaaaaatctagatgttaaaatgtaaaaatctagatatttttatgtggtaaaaatatctagatatttatccatggaaaaatctagtgtgtaggagtttccatggagtagtataaataagggtgaggatttcatttgtagagtgtgaagtaagttgtgaaagttgtgaagaagagaaaaaGAGTGTGAGTTAGtgaaagtagagaagataaagcttgtaagtaatattgtaattgtaatttaatataagtgtttttgttaagtttcccaatcaagccttagtttgtgtttaagttcttagtgcacttttgttgttcttattatatggtcggcgctgccgcctaagtaatacatggtcggttataccgcctaaagatatatggtcgacactgtcgcctaagtacattgtgcactaaggatttataaaattaaaggctaaccaacgtcaaagtgttggtgtagtgagtctagtatagtctagatcctctatagtggtgtgttgggctcgtcgaagcttccaacaattggtatcagagcgggtcgttcgggaccatttcaagtggaggaaatcggtaaacgttggacgtttacatcgacttgttttcaccaaggctctaagggagattctgtcggagcacagttaggaactgtgaaagctcatcggtcagggaccaagcttattgaacgttggacgtcatgatggcagatcttgcaagtacgagcagtggaatcaagagtctcaataaccacaactatggttattggcggacttgcatagaatcctacctacaaggacaggatttatgggaaatagttgctggcagtgacacaacgcctccaccgaaagaaaatgccgaagccttgagaaaatggaacatcaaggccgggaaggctttatttatattgaagactacaatcgaggaggatctattggagcacatccgtgacgagaaaacaccaaaggcagcttgggaaacttttgaaaagttattttcaaagaagaataaagcacgcctccagctcttggaaaatgagctcgcaggtatctcacaaggaagtctatctatttctcagtatttcaccaaggtgaaatctatttgtcgtgagatatctcaacttgctcctgaagagaaagtgagtgatgcaaggatgaagagaattatcatccacggcttaaggtgcgag
Proteins encoded in this region:
- the LOC139861090 gene encoding putative receptor-like protein kinase At3g47110; translated protein: MKSHNNFLFSGFIIIFLMIVTATFSTSYGYVGNETDHMALLSFRKMITRDPYGVLTSWNTSLHFCDWSGVSCGKRHRRVTALQLTSQGLEGSLSPHVGKLTFLRKFVLSNNSFQGTIPQDLGRLTRLRVLVLERNKFNGVIPTNLSGCSNLEQLYLDTNHLVGGIPKEVSLLSKLTFVSLDNNNLSGGIPSFLGNITSIRNFSVTSNPLGGNIPDTLGSWKSLRRFDAADCKLYGTIPRSLYNLSFLNTLYLARNQLSGTIPPDIGATLPNLVFFQLMDNQLGGFLPPSISNCSKLRFLVLVNNSFRGKLTIDFGKLSSISVLALGDNNLHGRTEAGEMKFIDSLKNCSKLKTLYLGNCKFEGVLPASIGNLSDQIENLDVGGNKFCGNIPLGIANLVGLIVLELSANQFTGDIPSVISNLQNLQQLSLFQNQLSGWIPDVVGNLSILGTLYLDSNLLEGHIPSRLGNCRQLSELYLYDNKLSGNIPKEILQLSSLSLTVSLSHNNLTGSVPEEVGDLKMLSTLDFSENRLSGNIPSSLCGCTSLTFLSLKGNLFQGMIPSSLSSLRGLETIDLSYNNLSGEIPRFFERFSLQYLNLSFNDFEGEVPVLGVFSNSSSFSVVGNSRLCGGLVELGLPKCKEMKKHNEKKFPLFLIIILIVFALISIIGFVYICCKRKRNSLVPQSSSTNGRFLRVSYSQLLKATNGFSEANLIGKGGFSSVYKGTLDEDEKLVAVKVLHLQNRGADRSFLAECEVWRSIRHRNLLKIITSCSGVDFQGNDFKALVYEFMPNGSLHDWLHSSESYTSKLDLLQRINILINIASALDYLHNNCIPSVVHGDLKPSNILLDEVMVGHVGDFGLARFLGTDSIVNNSSLVKGTIGYAPPEYGLGNEMTTTGDIYSYGILLLEVMTGKNPTDDIFKEGVSLHNFTYMALPNRVNDIIDGELLKFKHEDFVDAERMVSNAKIIEECMALIVKIGVSCSVDSPSQRMSIENVIHELQHILDTIQRI